The nucleotide sequence AGGTTGGATCGTCAAGCAAGAATTTTCAATTTCAGCAACAATTTTCATTGACTGAGGACCGGGTGGTAGAGAAGGTACATAACGTACTGCTGCCGAAAGATTTTGAAAATTCGGTTGCAGAAAGTAAGCTGGAAAGAAGTAAACAACCCGAATCTTCAGAGGTTTATTCATCCATCAATGATTTTTACGCAGGCAAATGGGAATTGACTTTTGTTGGAACTCCCAATGGCGATGCAGTATCTCATTTTGCGTTAAGCAGAAAGGATAGTAAGCTCACAGGCGAAATGACCGACCCAAGTGGAAAAACCAAACCGGTTCCATTTACCAAAATCATAGAAAGTAAAGACGGTGTTGAGTTGTTCTTTTCTTCACAAGGTTATGACGTCTCCGTGATGCTGAATAAAGTAGATGACGACAACCTGAAAGGTTCGTTGATGAATATGTTTGAGGCAAAAGCGGTGCGAATAAAAGATGGAGGAACCTTGCAAAAGAAGAAATAAAATTACTCAAAGATCCAAAAGCCTTTGGGATTGAATCAAGCAGATACTATGGATTTATTGGCGAAGCTGTAAACAAACAATACCTGCAGTTTCGGTTCAAGGAGAAAACCATTGTACAGGTGTTCTTGTTGGGCCAGTGCAAATTATAGAACGATAAAATTTTAAACATTAAAACAATATTCCTAACCGTTTTTTATGCATACCTTCAATCATATATTATCAAAGCATCATTAAAAACTCTTAACTATGAAAACTTCATTCTTAAAAATTATCAATAATTCCGTTAAGCATTGGTATCTACACCTCATTAGCGGCTTACTGTTCATAGCAACGGGGATATACACATTCGCATCACCCCTGGAATCGTATCTTGCCTTATCTGTTATTTTTAGTATTACTTTTCTGGTATCCGGTATAGGTGAAATTGTTTTTTCTATTTCTAATCGCAATGAAATTGATAGTTGGGGCTGGAATTTAGTATTTGGTATATTCACTTTGCTGGTGGGCGTTCTACTCATTGTCAAGCCTGAGATTTCAGTAGCAATGCTGCCACTTTATGTCTTTTACGTCTTACTGGTTTTCGCCTTTTTTATGATTGCCGTTTCTACGCTCAATTTGTTTTTACCCACCTACGTTATCAGCGTTGGCTTTAGTGTAGAACAATCAGCATTTGTGGCTTCGGCTATTATGCTTGGGGTTACCATTGGTAAAGTTCTTTTGGGTTCAATCAATGATAGAAGCTCGCTGGCAGGGGTGCTTACTTCAACAGGTTTAGGAATTTTAGGATTTGTATTTCTGCTACTGGGAACAGCAGGAATGATATGGATGACCATTGGTGGATTTTTATTCGGATGGGCTTATGCTGGTGTTACGGTGGAGACTGCTTTATTGGTACGAACAGTTTTTGGCACAAAAGACTATTCGAAAATATTTTCCAACATCTCAATTGCCCTGGCGCTTGGTGGAGCCATAATGGCTGGTGCTTGGGGTTATCTCGCAGACTTCTTGAATTTCAAAATCATTCTTTCAATAGGAATAGTGCTCTTATTGATTTCCGGTCTTATAGGACTTTATGTACTGAGAGTAAACAAAAATAACAGCTACGCTGTTCAACAGTAAAACTGGTAAGCAAAACTAAACCGCATTCTGTATCAATCTTCCCGCCTTTTGTATACGTGCTGACAGTATAACGATAGTATATTTCACTTGTTAATTTTAATCATCAATCTAAAAAATGAAAATTGGTAGTATGAAAATTATATTGATTACAGCTATTGCTCTTATAGCAATATTAAATTTTAATTGCAATAAAACGGAGATTAAAAATATGCCCGATGATAAATCAGAAAATCAGAATGCAATTTTTGCACAGGGTGATTTAGTGCCCTCAGAATATTTTACCGGGAATGCCTGGAATAAAAGTTTGGTTGCTGATGATTCTATATTCACAACTTCCGTAGGCAGTGTAACTTTTGAAGTGGGTGCACGATCTAATTGGCATTCGCATCCTGCCGGACAAATTTTACTTGTTACTGATGGAGTTGGTTATCACCAGATTAAAGGTGAGCCGATAGAAATTATCAGAAAAGGTGATGTTGTTAAATGTCCGCCTGATGTCATTCACTGGCATGGTGCATCAAGAGACAGCAGTATGACACACATCTATATTGTTCCAAATACAGAAAAGGGAATTGTTAAATGGATGGAAGCAGTAACAGACGAAGAGTATAGAAATTTATAAAGCAAGGAATTTTGAAAATGGCTGAATGGACTAAAGATGAATTAAAAAAAATAAGTGAAACTGACGATTTGCACATCGCACCTTTTCGTGAAGATGGAAAAACATATGGTACACCAACATGGATTTGGTCTGTAGTTGTTGGTGAAGATCTCTTTGTGCGAGCCTACAATGGAGAAAATTCAAGTTGGTATAAATCTGCATTGAAACAAAAAGCAGGAAGAATTAAAGCAGCAGGTTTTACAAAAGAAGTTACATTTAAACCGGTTGAAGAGTCAACAAATGATAACATAGATATTGCCTATAGTAAGAAGTACAAAGGAAGTTCTTATCTCAGTTCGATGATTAGTAAACGAGCACGTTCTGCAAC is from Ignavibacteriota bacterium and encodes:
- a CDS encoding MFS transporter, with the protein product MKTSFLKIINNSVKHWYLHLISGLLFIATGIYTFASPLESYLALSVIFSITFLVSGIGEIVFSISNRNEIDSWGWNLVFGIFTLLVGVLLIVKPEISVAMLPLYVFYVLLVFAFFMIAVSTLNLFLPTYVISVGFSVEQSAFVASAIMLGVTIGKVLLGSINDRSSLAGVLTSTGLGILGFVFLLLGTAGMIWMTIGGFLFGWAYAGVTVETALLVRTVFGTKDYSKIFSNISIALALGGAIMAGAWGYLADFLNFKIILSIGIVLLLISGLIGLYVLRVNKNNSYAVQQ
- a CDS encoding cupin domain-containing protein, which gives rise to MKIGSMKIILITAIALIAILNFNCNKTEIKNMPDDKSENQNAIFAQGDLVPSEYFTGNAWNKSLVADDSIFTTSVGSVTFEVGARSNWHSHPAGQILLVTDGVGYHQIKGEPIEIIRKGDVVKCPPDVIHWHGASRDSSMTHIYIVPNTEKGIVKWMEAVTDEEYRNL
- a CDS encoding DUF2255 family protein, producing the protein MAEWTKDELKKISETDDLHIAPFREDGKTYGTPTWIWSVVVGEDLFVRAYNGENSSWYKSALKQKAGRIKAAGFTKEVTFKPVEESTNDNIDIAYSKKYKGSSYLSSMISKRARSATIKIIPKD